The Juglans regia cultivar Chandler chromosome 2, Walnut 2.0, whole genome shotgun sequence genome includes a window with the following:
- the LOC108985037 gene encoding scarecrow-like transcription factor PAT1 — translation MQPSQKQSISTGSHRFYEQPVEEPVSYFVPPNQNFDPHLCSDDNSQGTHPLVPTSENYCTLESSSGTSGYFVQNSPSTVSFSPNGSPASQPDSQSFPTDQHQSPDNTYGSPVSVSCLSDDVDDLRHKIRELETAMLGPDLDTLDRYSKTNPVGPNQIPSEAEKWKQMMEIISGGDLKDVLCACAKAIADNDMYTAEWLMSELRQMVSVSGEPIQRLGAYMLEGLVARLASSGSSIYNALRCKEPASAELLSYMHFLYEICPFFKFGYMSANGAIAEAMKDENRIHIIDFQIAQGSQWITLIQGLAARPGGPPQIRITGIDDTTSAYARGGGPDIVGKRLSRLAESCKVPFEFNAVGISGPEVELGDLGVRPGEAIAVNFAFVLHHMPDESVSSQNHRDRILRLIKSLSPEVVTLVEQESNTNTAPFFNRFLETLDYYTAIFESIDVTLPREHRPREHSINVEQHCLARDIVNIIACEGAERVERHELLGKWRSRFIMAGFTPYPLSSLVNATIKTLLENYCEKYTLEERDGALFLGWMNRVLVTSCAWR, via the coding sequence ATGCAACCATCTCAGAAACAAAGTATTTCAACTGGTTCTCACAGGTTCTATGAACAGCCAGTGGAAGAGCCAGTGTCCTATTTTGTGCCCCCCAACCAGAATTTTGATCCTCATTTATGCTCTGACGATAACAGCCAGGGAACCCACCCTTTGGTTCCAACTTCTGAGAACTACTGCACCCTTGAATCATCCTCAGGAACCAGTGGTTACTTTGTTCAAAATTCTCCATCTACTGTCAGTTTCTCACCTAACGGAAGCCCAGCTTCGCAACCAGATTCTCAATCATTCCCCACAGACCAGCATCAATCCCCTGACAACACTTATGGCTCACCAGTCAGTGTATCTTGCTTGTCAGATGATGTCGATGACCTGAGGCACAAGATAAGGGAACTAGAAACTGCTATGTTGGGACCTGATTTAGATACACTTGACAGATACTCTAAGACAAACCCTGTTGGACCTAATCAAATTCCATCAGAAGCAGAAAAGTGGAAGCAAATGATGGAGATAATTTCCGGAGGGGACTTGAAAGATGTGCTTTGTGCTTGTGCTAAAGCCATAGCAGATAATGATATGTACACAGCTGAATGGTTGATGTCAGAGTTACGTCAGATGGTCTCAGTTTCTGGTGAGCCAATCCAACGCTTAGGAGCTTACATGCTGGAAGGGCTTGTTGCAAGGTTGGCATCTTCAGGAAGTTCTATCTATAATGCTCTTCGATGCAAAGAGCCTGCCAGTGCTGAACTTCTCTCATACATGCACTTCCTCTATGAAATCTGCCCATTTTTCAAGTTTGGCTATATGTCTGCAAATGGGGCAATTGCAGAAGCTATGAAGGACGAAAATCGCATCCATATAATTGATTTTCAGATTGCACAGGGCAGCCAGTGGATCACCTTAATCCAGGGTCTTGCTGCAAGGCCCGGAGGACCTCCACAGATTCGTATCACGGGCATCGATGATACCACATCAGCTTATGCCCGGGGAGGGGGCCCTGATATTGTAGGGAAGAGGTTATCCAGGCTGGCCGAGTCATGTAAGGTACCCTTTGAATTCAATGCTGTAGGAATTTCTGGTCCTGAGGTTGAACTTGGAGACCTTGGAGTTCGACCTGGTGAAGCCATTGCAGTGAATTTTGCCTTCGTGTTGCACCACATGCCAGATGAAAGTGTGAGCAGTCAGAATCATCGTGACAGGATCTTGAGATTGATTAAGAGCTTATCTCCCGAGGTGGTCACTCTTGTTGAGCAAGAATCTAATACCAACACTGCCCCATTCTTTAACCGTTTCCTTGAGACACTAGATTATTATACAGCAATCTTTGAATCTATTGATGTGACTCTGCCACGGGAGCACAGGCCACGGGAGCACAGTATAAATGTTGAGCAGCACTGTCTGGCTCGAGATATTGTTAACATAATAGCTTGTGAGGGGGCTGAAAGAGTGGAACGCCACGAGCTTCTTGGGAAATGGAGATCACGGTTTATTATGGCTGGTTTCACGCCTTATCCATTAAGCTCCCTAGTGAATGCTACGATCAAGACCCTTCTGGAGAACTACTGTGAGAAGTATACACttgaagagagagatggagcACTATTCCTGGGCTGGATGAATCGAGTTTTGGTTACCTCCTGTGCGTGGAGGTGA